Proteins from a genomic interval of Diospyros lotus cultivar Yz01 chromosome 6, ASM1463336v1, whole genome shotgun sequence:
- the LOC127804166 gene encoding uncharacterized protein LOC127804166 isoform X2, whose amino-acid sequence MNRTVSGTRCSFPVVVWSLVGFLLMLHIYSLVHHRGGDGAETQMHRSRNPLFRELEEVEEEDIRIPPPKGKRSPRAAKRRPRKATTLIDEFLDESSPLRHVFFPDMKTALDPRKDSANESFYYYPGRIWLDTDGNPIQAHGGGILYDEKLRTYYWYGEYKDGPTYHAHKKGAARVDIIGVGCYSSKDLWTWKNEGIVLAAEETDEAHDLHKSNVLERPKVIYNQKTGKYVMWMHIDDVNYTKASVGVAVSDYPTGPFDYLYSKRPHGFDSRDMTIFKDENGVAYLIYSSEDNSELHIGPLSQDYLDVTDVMRRILVGQHREAPALFKYQGTYYMISSGCTGWAPNEAQAHAAESILGPWETMGNPCIGGNKVFRQTTFFAQSTFVLPLPGHPGYFIFMADRWNPADLRDSRYVWLPLTVGGAADQPLDYNFGFPLWSRVSIYWHKRWRLPNRWSAKK is encoded by the exons ATGAATCGGACCGTATCAG GAACCAGATGCTCATTTCCTGTTGTGGTGTGGAGCCTAGTGGGATTCCTTCTTATGCTTCACATATACTCCCTTGTTCATCACAGAGGTGGGGATGGCGCTGAAACACAAATGCACAGGAGTCGCAATCCTCTATTCCGTGAACTTGAAGAGGTTGAGGAGGAGGATATTCGAATTCCTCCACCTAAGGGCAAACGATCCCCGCGTGCTGCCAAACGGAGGCCTAGGAAGGCAACTACATTAATTGATGAATTCCTCGATGAGTCTTCCCCGCTCAGGCATGTCTTCTTCCCTGATATGAAAACTGCATTAGATCCTAGGAAGGATTCTGCAAATGAGAGCTTCTACTATTATCCTGGGAGAATTTGGCTGGACACTGATGGAAACCCTATTCAAGCTCATGGAGGTGGAATCTTGTATGATGAAAAATTGAGAACATACTATTGGTACGGAGAATACAAGGATGGGCCCACCTACCATGCCCACAAAAAGGGGGCAGCTCGG GTTGACATTATTGGTGTTGGTTGCTATTCTTCCAAGGATCTGTGGACCTGGAAGAATGAAGGAATTGTGCTGGCTGCGGAAGAAACTGATGAGGCCCATGATCTGCACAAATCCAATGTGCTTGAGAGGCCAAAAGTAATTTACAACCAGAAGACTGGAAAATATGTGATGTGGATGCATATTGATGATGTCAACTATACCAAAGCTTCAGTTGGTGTTGCTGTCAGTGATTACCCCACTGGTCCTTTTGATTATCTTTACAGTAAACGGCCGCATGGATTTGATAGCAGGGACATGACGATCTTCAAAGATGAAAATGGTGTTGCCTATCTCATCTACTCCTCCGAGGACAATAGTGAACTTCATATTGGTCCACTTAGCCAAGATTACCTTGATGTGACGGATGTTATGAGAAGGATTCTTGTGGGACAACACCGGGAAGCACCAGCTCTGTTCAAGTATCAGGGGACTTACTACATGATCTCATCTGGTTGCACTGGTTGGGCACCAAATGAGGCACAGGCCCATGCAGCTGAATCTATTTTGGGGCCATGGGAGACTATGGGAAACCCATGCATTGGTGGTAACAAAGTTTTTCGGCAGACAACATTCTTTGCTCAAAGCACGTTTGTTCTTCCTCTGCCTGGGCATCCAGGTTATTTCATATTTATGGCAGATCGGTGGAATCCCGCTGACCTCAGGGACTCAAGATATGTATGGTTGCCTTTAACAGTTGGGGGAGCAGCAGACCAGCCTCTTGACTACAATTTTGGGTTCCCATTATGGTCAAGAGTGTCAATTTATTGGCATAAGAGATGGAGGCTTCCTAACAGGTGGAGTGCAAAGAAATGA
- the LOC127804166 gene encoding uncharacterized protein LOC127804166 isoform X1, translating to MRMRNKYRKPTTLRCNAGTRCSFPVVVWSLVGFLLMLHIYSLVHHRGGDGAETQMHRSRNPLFRELEEVEEEDIRIPPPKGKRSPRAAKRRPRKATTLIDEFLDESSPLRHVFFPDMKTALDPRKDSANESFYYYPGRIWLDTDGNPIQAHGGGILYDEKLRTYYWYGEYKDGPTYHAHKKGAARVDIIGVGCYSSKDLWTWKNEGIVLAAEETDEAHDLHKSNVLERPKVIYNQKTGKYVMWMHIDDVNYTKASVGVAVSDYPTGPFDYLYSKRPHGFDSRDMTIFKDENGVAYLIYSSEDNSELHIGPLSQDYLDVTDVMRRILVGQHREAPALFKYQGTYYMISSGCTGWAPNEAQAHAAESILGPWETMGNPCIGGNKVFRQTTFFAQSTFVLPLPGHPGYFIFMADRWNPADLRDSRYVWLPLTVGGAADQPLDYNFGFPLWSRVSIYWHKRWRLPNRWSAKK from the exons ATGAGGATGAGGAACAAATACCGGAAACCAACTACTTTACGTTGCAATGCAGGAACCAGATGCTCATTTCCTGTTGTGGTGTGGAGCCTAGTGGGATTCCTTCTTATGCTTCACATATACTCCCTTGTTCATCACAGAGGTGGGGATGGCGCTGAAACACAAATGCACAGGAGTCGCAATCCTCTATTCCGTGAACTTGAAGAGGTTGAGGAGGAGGATATTCGAATTCCTCCACCTAAGGGCAAACGATCCCCGCGTGCTGCCAAACGGAGGCCTAGGAAGGCAACTACATTAATTGATGAATTCCTCGATGAGTCTTCCCCGCTCAGGCATGTCTTCTTCCCTGATATGAAAACTGCATTAGATCCTAGGAAGGATTCTGCAAATGAGAGCTTCTACTATTATCCTGGGAGAATTTGGCTGGACACTGATGGAAACCCTATTCAAGCTCATGGAGGTGGAATCTTGTATGATGAAAAATTGAGAACATACTATTGGTACGGAGAATACAAGGATGGGCCCACCTACCATGCCCACAAAAAGGGGGCAGCTCGG GTTGACATTATTGGTGTTGGTTGCTATTCTTCCAAGGATCTGTGGACCTGGAAGAATGAAGGAATTGTGCTGGCTGCGGAAGAAACTGATGAGGCCCATGATCTGCACAAATCCAATGTGCTTGAGAGGCCAAAAGTAATTTACAACCAGAAGACTGGAAAATATGTGATGTGGATGCATATTGATGATGTCAACTATACCAAAGCTTCAGTTGGTGTTGCTGTCAGTGATTACCCCACTGGTCCTTTTGATTATCTTTACAGTAAACGGCCGCATGGATTTGATAGCAGGGACATGACGATCTTCAAAGATGAAAATGGTGTTGCCTATCTCATCTACTCCTCCGAGGACAATAGTGAACTTCATATTGGTCCACTTAGCCAAGATTACCTTGATGTGACGGATGTTATGAGAAGGATTCTTGTGGGACAACACCGGGAAGCACCAGCTCTGTTCAAGTATCAGGGGACTTACTACATGATCTCATCTGGTTGCACTGGTTGGGCACCAAATGAGGCACAGGCCCATGCAGCTGAATCTATTTTGGGGCCATGGGAGACTATGGGAAACCCATGCATTGGTGGTAACAAAGTTTTTCGGCAGACAACATTCTTTGCTCAAAGCACGTTTGTTCTTCCTCTGCCTGGGCATCCAGGTTATTTCATATTTATGGCAGATCGGTGGAATCCCGCTGACCTCAGGGACTCAAGATATGTATGGTTGCCTTTAACAGTTGGGGGAGCAGCAGACCAGCCTCTTGACTACAATTTTGGGTTCCCATTATGGTCAAGAGTGTCAATTTATTGGCATAAGAGATGGAGGCTTCCTAACAGGTGGAGTGCAAAGAAATGA